From one Nematostella vectensis chromosome 7, jaNemVect1.1, whole genome shotgun sequence genomic stretch:
- the LOC116604085 gene encoding uncharacterized protein LOC116604085 yields MLRLLLVAAVLFCCSEALIDLTDDTLDKCYTSLDPEYIPPDDIVAKKMAKNLLRLRPPGRRQYAAPRRPTDVILVVDSSNSLRRREFHRGLRALEWLINRGSYNTHYAGIVFSFGASVAFPFLPPDIAKRLVRKIPFEAGRTNTQLALSKALVDLLQNNRSNVRPNSIKKVVILSDGQSNIEPEKTLYNGFKLKMLGAEVFVIAVGKKLTGLPELMSLASTTNGHLFRVQSMTGLLHVVRLIPRPEQVRDMDMSWYRKLLAAREKQLASHKKPGDT; encoded by the exons ATGCTGCGCTTGCTTCTTGTTGCTGCCGTGCTGTTCTGCTGTTCCGAGGCGCTGATCGACCTGACTGACGACACGCTAGACAAGTGTTATACTAGTCTCG ACCCCGAGTACATTCCACCAGACGACATTGTCGCTAAAAAGATGGCCAAAAATCTGCTCCGTCTCCGCCCTCCAGGCCGTCGCCAGTACGCCGCGCCGCGCCGCCCGACGGACGTGATCCTAGTGGTGGACTCCTCAAACTCCCTACGCAGGCGTGAATTTCACCGCGGCTTGCGCGCGCTCGAATGGCTCATCAACAGAGGCTCGTACAACACGCATTACGCAGGGATAGTCTTCTCTTTCGGTGCCAGCGTTGCGTTTCCTTTCCTTCCTCCAGATATCGCAAAACGTCTTGTGCGGAAAATCCCATTCGAGGCGGGTCGCACCAATACCCAGCTCGCGCTCAGCAAGGCTTTAGTCGACCTTCTCCAGAACAATCGATCAAACGTGCGCCCGAATTCCATAAAGAAAGTAGTCATTCTCTCTGATGGACAATCCAATATTGAACCAGAGAAGACGCTGTATAACGGGTTTAAGTTGAAGATGCTGGGCGCCGAGGTGTTTGTGATTGCTGTGGGCAAGAAGTTGACCGGTTTGCCAGAGTTGATGAGCCTTGCAAGCACTACGAACGGGCATCTGTTCCGCGTCCAGTCCATGACGGGGCTCTTGCACGTGGTAAGACTGATCCCAAGGCCCGAGCAGGTCCGAGACATGGACATGTCCTGGTACAGAAAGCTGCTTGCGGCGAGGGAGAAACAGCTCGCTTCCCACAAGAAGCCGGGGGACACATAG